In the Roseofilum casamattae BLCC-M143 genome, TTGATAGTAACTTCGGCTCTAATTTGCCGTCTCCGAAATTGATTGTGGTGGATAAACCGGTGGCGAGTCCGGATGAAGCGGATGTGATGGCTCAGGCGATTTACGACGAGCTGGGGGGGGAGTTTATTTATGCGGATGCTCAGGCTAATGGCAATCCTTTGATTCGGGTGGGTAAGGTGGTGGAGCTGACGCAGATGGGGCGTTATAGTGGCAAGTATTACGTGACGGAAACTCGCCATTTGTATTATCAAGGGATTTATACGACGGAGTTTAGCGTGCGCGGGACTCGGGGCGGTTCTATTTTTGACGTACTTTCGCCGAATAACCGCTTGCGACCGGGACAAACGTTGATGGTGGGTATTGTGACGCACAATCGCGATCCGGAGGGGTTGGGACGAGTGCGAGTGAAGTTTCCGACGTTGAATCCGGAGCCGGATGGAAGCGCTCATGCGAGTCAGTGGGCGAGGGTTGTGGGTGTGGGGGCCGGCCAGCATCGGGGGTTTGATTGTTTGCCGGAAATTAATGATGAGGTGTTGGTAGCTTTCGAGCATGGAGACGTGCATCGTCCTTATGTGATTGGAGGGTTGTGGAATGGGAAGGATAAGCCACCAGAACGGGTAAATGAGACGATTTCGGCGGGGGGAAAGGTGCGGTTGCGCACGTTTAAGACGCCGACGGGACATATGTTGCAGTTTGTGGAGGAAGATCGTTATGGCAGTCAGGATGGGGTTTATTTACGGACGAGTGGGGGTCACGAACTGCGGCTGAATGATAGCGATCGCTCTCTCGAAATTAGCACGACGGGCAATAACCGGATTCGCTTCGACGATCGCAACCAACGCATCGAAATCCACACCCGAGGCGGCCAGCAATACATTCTGGACGATGCGCGGCAAAATGTGACAATGAAATCCAATGGTAGCATTAATCTCAATAGTGCTAGAGGAGTGCAAGTGAATCCCGGTGTGGGTCAAATGTCGGTATCCGGACATCTGAGCAGTCAAACATTGACGACGGGACAACTGATTGTCGGATTGGGGGCAAATCAAGTTAATGTGGGGGAAGCGATCGCCGGATTGCAGCAACAAGTCAATCGCCAACAACAGCAGTTCCAGACCTACGTCCAAGACCAGCAGACCCTAGACCAACAGCAGGATGCCGCTCGCCAAGCTCTGGCGCAAAAGCTGCAACAGGCGCAAAATCAAGCGACGCAATTGACACAGACGCAACAACAATTGCTACAACAGCAACAAGTTCAACAGGCGATCGACCAACAGCAAAATCTGGCATTGCAGCAAGCCCAAAATCAACTGCAAAATCTGACCAATCCGCTCTCGCAACTAGCCACTCCTAGTCCGAATCCCAGTCCAACACCAGCTCCAGCACCAACTCCGACCCCCACGCCAACTCCAGCACCATAATTTGTAATTAAAATCGGACTCCCAGCTCATGGTTCAAATTCCTTCGACCTCGCAAACTCTCTATCCAGATTCTGATGGTAAACCTATGGCTGAAAATACGGTTCAGTATCGTTGGATTGTGCGCTTGGTGAGCAATTTAAGACGCTTATTTACCGGACAAAATGTCTTTGTGGCTGGGGATTTACTCTGGTATCCCGTCCGGGTGGAGGTTCCTCCAGCTCCCTCCCTAGCTCCTGATGCCATGGTTGTTTTCGGGCGACCTCCGGGCGATCGCGGAAGCTATAAGCAATGGGAAGAAGATAATATGGCGCCGCAAGTGGTTTTCGAGATTTTGTCTCCCAGTAATACCCGCAGCGAGATGCTGGCAAAACAGACGTTTTATCAGCAATATGGGGTACTGGAGATGTTTTTCTACGACCCAGAATCCCGAGATTTTTGGGGATTTGCGCGCGGAAGTGTTGAGGAAGAATTTATGTTAATTACCCCTCTGAATTTACCTTGGACTTCTCCTTTGCTGCAAATTCGTTTTGAGTTATTTGCTGACGGTTTAGCGGTATTTTATCCGAATGGGGAACCGTTTCAAGATCCCGAGGAAGTGATGGAGGAGCGCGATCGAATACAGGAAGAGCGCGATCGGGCGATCGCCAAACTTCGAGAACTGGGTATCGATCCTAACCAACTTTAGGATAGCAAGTGATGAGTCAATGGTGTAGTATTTCTCTTGAGAATGACGATCGCACCCAACCCATGGCCGAGCCAAATTTAGCGCAATTCAAAATAACCCGCGATCGCCTCAGCTTAGACGAAGCGTATCAACTTGCCGACGACCAGAGCAATGGCGCCGTCGTCCTTATGAGCGGCATGGTGCGCAATCAAACCGACGGCCAGCTCGTGGTCGCCTTAGATTACCAAGCCTACGAACCGATGGCCTTGGAAGTCTTTGGGCAAATTGCGATCGCCATCTCGCAGAACTATCCCTCAGTAACCAAACTGGTCATTCACCACCGCCTTGGCTACTTAACCATCGGCGAAGTTAGCGTCATCATCGCCGTCGGCAGCCCCCATCGTGCCGAAGCCTTTGCCGCCTGTCAATATACCATCGATCGCCTCAAAGCCGATGCCCCCATCTGGAAACATGAATGTTGGGCCGACGGCACCCAAAGTTGGGTCAGTCCGAATAAAACAACATAGTAAAATGGCGATCGATCTTCCCCCGTCGTTCCCTCAAGTAGCATGATTTTTTCTTTGCTCACTCGGCTTCTCCTGTGGCTGCTCATCGCAGGCATTTCCTATGCCATTCTGCTGAAATGGTTGCCGCAGAAATACTACACCTGGTTGGGGGGAATCATCATCTTCGTCCTCATTGCCTCCAACTTTTGGAACCCCGGAACCGTCATCGTCAGCGATATCTGGAGGCTCCTCACCGCCCCGCTCACCCCCCTAGGATTGTCTGCCTGCCTGATTTTGTCCGGCATGTTGTACTTCAAAGAAAACGAAATGCAAAAACCCGGAAAATCACTGCTTTGGTCTGGGTTTGCCGTCCTCATTATCTTCAGCATTCCCATCGTTGCTTACTCCATGGCCACCTATGCCGAATGGGACCTCATTATTCAAGCGCAAGAGCGGGCTTCCATCTGCCAGACCTCTTGTCCCGATCTGGCCTTGCAAAACGTCAGAGCCATCGTGCTCTTAGGTCAGGATACCACCGAAACCATCAAACCCAAGGTCGGGAGTGGGACAGCCCAAACAACCATAGAATATCAACCCATTCAATTGCGCGATCGCGGCAACTCTCTCTTCTACACCGTCCAAATCTTCTGGAGCGAAATTGCCGAAAAGCGCGATCCCTTGGTGCTCGTCACTGGAGGTTACCGCTTCCAAGTCTTACCCAATACCGGCCCCGCTCCGCCGAGTGAAGCCGAGGATATTGCCCAGTTACTCGAAGAATTAGGCGTACATCCTTCCAACCTCAGACCCATATCCCAAGGGGATAACCTCTATCGCTCTGCCGTAGAAGTCAAAAAAATTCTCACCGACCAAGGACTGCAAGGCACTCCAGTTCTCCTCGTCACTTCTGCCTTACAGATGCGCCGCGCCCAACTCACCTTTACGCAACTGGGCGTCCCCACCTTAGCTCGTCCCACAGATTTTATTACCCTGCAACCCCGAGTCAATTGGCGACAAATCCGGTTGTACGATATTATTCCCAGTGCCGAAGCCTTAAGTTTGAGTTCCCAGGTCACCAACGAATACCTCGCCACCATCTACTACTTCTTGCGAGGTTGGTTATCTCCGTTTCTGTAAACTCAGTTGGGGTGAAGCGATCGCCAAAAGCGCTGTATAATTAAGCCGCATCGTTATGGGAAGGCAAACCAGCCGTGAGCGAACTCTTACATAATTTCTGGTATACGATCGCCTTTGGCAAAGACCTGAAACCGGGCCAAATGCTGAGCAAGCGATTGTTAGGCGAACCCATTGTTATCGGGCGGCATAAGGACGGCCGGGTATTTGCCCTGCGCAATATTTGTCCCCATCGCGGCATTCCCTTCAGCCACGGTTGGGTAGAAGACAATGACGTGCGCTGTTGCTATCACGGCTGGTGTTTTAATACTCAAAACGGCACTTGTTCGGAAATTCCGTCCTTAACTGAATACGATGGAGTAGATATTTCTCGGATTCAAGTTCCCGCCTATCCTTGCCGGGAAGTTCAGGGCAATATTTGGGTATATGTTCCGCAATCTGTATCCGATTTATTGACCTTAGATCGATCGCAACTTCCCGAAATTCCCATTATCCCAGAACTGGGCGATCGCGCTCCCGCCGTCTATGAAACCACCATTTTTCCCTGCCATATCGATCATGCCATTATCGGCTTAATGGATCCCGCCCACGGTCCCTACGTTCACGATGCCTGGTGGTGGCGCAGCGGCCCGAAACGACGCAAACCAAAGCTCAAAGAAAAGCAATACGAACCCGTTCCCCTCGGCTTTCGTCTCGCCCCTTACGTCATGCCCCAAAGTGCGAAACCGTATAAAATTTTAGGGAATAAAGTCGCCATTGAAATCATCTTTCAACTGCCAGGAGTTCGCTTCGAGGTACTCAATGGCGATCGCCATCAAGCCTGTGCCTTTACTGCCATTACTCCCCTCGACGAAACCAAATGCGAAGTCTTTCAAAGCTTATATTGGACGGTTCCCGGTTTATCTCTCATTAAACCCATCGTTTATTTAATGGTCAGTCAATTTTTAGGACAAGACCGAGATGTGGTCATTAAACAACAAGAAGGACTCGCCGACGATCCCAATCTCATGTTAATTGGTGACGCCGATGCCCAAGCGCGATGGTATTTTCGCCTCAAGCGCGAGTACCTCCAAAGCCAAAAAGAAAATCGTCCCTTTCAAAATCCCATTGAACCAACTATTTTACGCTGGCAAAGTTAGCCCTAAAATCTAGAGAGAACCGGATCGCAAAAACACTCAACCTGCGATAGGCTAGATCCCATTTCACCGGAGAACCCAACGCCATGGAAACCCAAGTCGATTGTGCCAAAGACTGTATCAACGGATGCGTTCTCGGCGACAAATGTCCCAATATCGAATATGCCCAGCAAGCTTCCAGTTTCATTCAAGACACTTCACTAGACCGCATGATCGATATTGCTGAAGAAGCCTTGCGCAAGAAACGGATGGCTCCTCCCCAGTGGGTAATTCCCGAATCTCTCGATTCCTAGGTTATTCCTATTCCCAGGATTCCCCAAATATGAGAATCTATTGACAGCTACTCATCCGATGGTCACGCCGAATCCATGCAAACTCTCTCCAATCCTGCTTCAGCTCCAGTTCCAACCGCCTCCGAACCCGTAGCTACGGCGATCGTACGACGCAAAACTCGTGCCGTCCCGGTCGGTAACGTCATCATTGGTGGCGGCCATCCCGTTGTCGTCCAATCCATGATTAATGAAGATACTCTGGATATTGATGGATCGGTAGCTGCCATTCGCAGATTGCATGAAATAGGTTGTGAAATCGTTCGCGTCACCGTCCCCAGTTTGGGACATGCCCAGGCTCTTCGGGAAATCAAGCAGCAACTCGAGCAAACGTACCAACCCGTTCCCCTCGTGGCTGACGTACATCACAACGGGATGAAAATTGCTCTGGAAGTTGCCAAGCACGTGGATAAAGTCCGGATTAATCCCGGATTATATGTCTTTGAGAAACCGAAAGCCAACCGCACGGAGTACACCGAAACTGAATTTGCCGAAATTGGCGATAAAATTCGGGAGACCCTCGAACCTTTGGTTATTTCCCTACGCGACCAAGGAAAAGCCATGCGCATTGGGGTTAATCACGGTTCTCTCGCCGAGCGAATGCTCTTCACTTATGGCGATACTCCAGAAGGGATGGTGGAATCTGCCCTAGAATTTATCCGTATTTGCGAATCTCTCGATTTCTACAATCTCGTCATTTCCTTGAAAGCGTCGCGAGTCCCCGTCATGCTCGCTGCTTATCGTCTGATGGCGCAACGGATGGACGAGTTGGGAATGAGCTATCCCCTGCACCTCGGGGTAACGGAAGCCGGGGACGGAGAATACGGCCGAATTAAATCGACGGCGGGCATTGGTACGCTATTAGCCGAAGGTATTGGCGATACCATTCGCGTTTCCTTAACCGAAGCGCCGGAAAAAGAAATTCCCGTCTGCTACAGCATTCTGCAAGCCTTGGGATTGCGGAAAACCATGGTGGAGTACGTGGCTTGTCCGTCCTGCGGCCGCACCTTGTTTAACTTAGAAGATGTCCTGCACAACGTGCGCGAAGCCACCAACCATTTAACCGGTCTCGATATTGCCGTGATGGGATGTATCGTAAACGGCCCGGGAGAAATGGCCGATGCAGATTATGGTTATGTGGGCAAACAACCGGGATATATTTCCCTCTATCGCGGTAAAGAAGAAATTAAGAAAGTTCCTGAAGATCGAGGCGTGGAGGAATTGGTTAATTTAATTAAAGCTGATGGACGGTGGGTCGATCCGTAACCTACAATTGAGCCTGAGAATGGCGGCGATCGCGACTCGAAATTCCCGGAATTGAGAAAAACACGGTAGCATAAAGAAACAAGGAACCACCGATCGCCGTCTATCGCGATCGCACTCAGAGTAGCTTATGTTCGATTGAGCCTGCTCTTCTCCCCCAATCAATCCCCCGGTTCGGTAAGCTTATGACGAAAACAACACGCGGACTTGTTCTAGGTGCAACGGCAGTAATACTGACTGCTACCACTGTTGCTGGAGCTGGAATTCATCTGAGAGGTCAGGCCTTTTTCCAGGACGGCCCGAAAGAATTAGTCGATGAAGTCTGGCAAATTATCAATAACCGATATGTTGATGGTACGTTTAACCAAGTAGATTGGGAAGAAGTACGTCAGAACTACCTAGACCGAAAATATACCTCCAACGAAGAAGCCTATGGTGCCATTCGGGAGATGCTGCAGCAACTCGAAGATCCCTACACCCGCTTTATGGATCCCGAAGAGTTCAAGAATATGCAGATCGATACTTCGGGAGAACTGACTGGGGTAGGCATTCAAATTTCCTTAGATGAAGAAACAAATAAGTTAGTTGTGGTTTCGCCCATTGAAGATTCTCCAGCCTTTAAAGCGGGAATTCAAGCGCGAGATTTTATCGTGAAAATCGACGGCCAAGATGCTATCGGGATGGATGTCAATGATGCCGTCAAACTGATTCGCGGCCCGATAAACTCGGATGTAGTGTTAACAATTATGCGCGGCACTGACGAGATCGATTTCCCCATCAAACGGGAGAAAATCGAGATTCATCCGGTTCGCTACAGCTATCGCGAGGGTGGAGTGGTGAATGACGGTATCGGTTATATTCGCTTAACCCAGTTTAGTTCCCCAGCAGCGAAGGAAATGGGTCAAGCCATTGAAGCACTGGAAGAGGAAGGGGTTTCCGGTTATATTCTCGATTTACGCTCCAATCCTGGAGGCCTGCTCTATTCTAGCGTTGCGATCGCCCGCATGTGGCTGCCGGGACGAGAAGCGATCGTCTCGACGGTTAACCGACAGGGAGAAACGGAAAGGCAACGGGCGAATAGCCGTCCGTTAACCGATAAACCTTTAGTAATTTTAGTCGATGGCGGTTCGGCAAGTGCGAGTGAAATTCTCTCCGGTGCCTTGCAAGATAACCAACGAGCCACCATTGTCGGTACAAAAACCTTTGGGAAGGGACTGGTTCAATCCGTTCAACCTCTAACTCAAGGCTCGGGATTAGCCGTCACTATTGCGAAGTATTTGACTCCCAACGGTCGGGATATTAATAAACTCGGCATTGAACCTGACGTGATAGTCGATCTGACTGACGAACAGCGCGATGCATTGCGCAAAGATCGCGATGCGATCGGTACGGCAGCCGATCCTCAATATTCAGAGGCGCTAAAGGTTTTGAAACAAGAAATTGCCAAGCAACCCAGACATGGGAGTTAGGGTTTAAAATGTAGTGTTGAAGGAATAATAACGGAATTTCTACCCGCTCCTTCACCTCAATTACAACCGGCAGAAAGATTAATTATGGTTGTTATGAGATGTTCGATCTAGGGAGAGTGGCTGGAGCTGCACTTAATCGGCAGACGAATAGCGATCGCAGGAATGAAGCGAGCCTGCGATGCGATCCGCGAAGCGTACCTATCGCCAATATAGCAGCTTGCAACACTAGTTAAACCGGCGCTTCAGAGCAAAGGCACTGCCTAACAGAGCTAAAGCCAACATCGAACCGGGTTCGGGAGTGGCAACAGGAGGTACAACAGGCGGTGCCTCGAGGTTTCCAGCAAGGGCGATACCATCATTGAGACATTCATAGAACAGGTGAGCGATAAAGTCTCCACTCGGTAGTAGAGAGCGATCGAAACTAAACCCAAAGGTATAGTCACCAGTAGCGCCAAAATGTCCGAAGTCAATGCCATCTAAGTCACCTTCTTCGAGCAGTTCAATCTCGCCAATTTTGGTTCCGCTTGCAATCGAGTTTACTGGTTTGTCGTTGAAATAAGGATCGTTGTAAGCAAAATCTCCCAGGTTTGCCGATCCACCGTTTTCGCTAACTCTAGTGGCATGGGTTTCTAAGCTGGTAAAGCCACTGTTGCTGCCACCAATACTGGTACCGACAACATTTTCATAAACTCCCAGCTCTAAGCCATTGTCACCATTAGTATCAAAATGAATACCATAAAGACTGCCTTGGGAAGACTCCAGATTCTCGTCACCAAAGTTGAAGAATAAATCCCCAAAGGCAATATTATTATTAGTTGCATTTTGATGTTCCCATCCTCCTAGAGGAGCATTAGAATTAATCGCAACAGAAACTTTATCAGCCGTATCTTGAATGGCAATACTATAAAACTCATAGCCGCTATCTTCTCCGACAATACTGCCACTCTCAACGCCATCATTGAAGGAATCAACCGCATAGTTCCAACCCTGGTGAAAGGTTCCAGCTCGAGCAGATGTTGCCGTGAAACCAAGTACGCTAAGGGTTACAGTTGTTGCGATCGCAGTGGTTAATGTCTTGAAAGCCATGAGGGTTTGTTCCTTGATGTGTTGTTTATTTCTCTTACCACCCACAGTAGGACAGTTTCAAAACTGGCACAAGGCATAATTCCGGAGTTTCACCAATTCTTCATACAAAATATAACAAGTATCAAGATTAGATTAAGCAGGCGCTCATCCATAAAATTCAGCCGCATTTCTTCGGTAACTAATTTAGCTCAAATCCATGAATTTACCGAACTGTTTATCAAGGAATATTGAAGATCCTAGAGAGATCGCGCAACCGAGTAAACATGACTGGCTCAGGCAAAAACCAGAGAGGAAAATTAGCCGGTGGAAAAATAATGCGATCGCCCATCCGAGCGATCGCCAAGTCTAAGATCGCGGCAACACCGCAGCCCCCTAACGCCAAAGGGACAGAACTATGTCAGAATATTCACAGCATTTTTGTTCCATTTGCATTTAATCCCTATATTGTGTTTGTTCTCAGTGGTTACGAATACTTTTTAGGCTTCCTGATCCTCTGTAGCCTAGTTCCTGTCCTCGCACTCGGAGCGTCCAAGCTGCTGCGTCCTAAAGTCGCAGGTCCGGAATGCCGCACCACCTACGAGTCCGCTGTCGAGCCAGTCGGGGGAGCGTGGATTCAGTTCAACATTCGCTACTATATGTTTGCTCTGGTCTTCGTCATCTTCGACGTAGAGACCGTCTTTCTCTATCCTTGGGCTGTTGCCTTCAGCAAACTCGGACTGTTAGCCTTCATCGAAGCTTTGATCTTTATTGCCATCCTGGTAGTGGGCTTAGTGTACGCTTGGAGAAAAGGAGCACTGGAATGGTCGTAAACTCTAGCAAAACAACAATGACACCAACAATTATTAACCCAGTCGAACGGCCGCAAGTCACCAGCGAACTGTCGGAGAACGTAGTTCTGACTACGGTAGACGACCTGTATAACTGGGCCAAACTCTCCTCGCTCTGGCCCCTGCTCTACGGTACGGCCTGTTGCTTTATTGAGTTTGCCGCTTTAATTGGCTCTCGGTTTGATTTCGATCGCTTCGGCTTAGTCCCGCGTTCGAGTCCCAGACAAGCCGATTTATTGATTACGGCGGGAACGATCACCATGAAGTACGCTCCCGCTCTCGTCCGCTTGTACGAGCAAATGCCCGAACCCAAGTATGTCATTGCTATGGGCGCTTGCACGATCACTGGAGGCATGTTTAGCATGGATTCTCCTTCTGCCGTACGCGGAGTGGATAAGCTAATTCCAGTGGATGTTTATATCCCCGGTTGCCCTCCCCGTCCGGAAGCCATTATCGATGCCATCATTAAGCTGCGCAAAAAAATCGCGAATGAGTCGGTGCAAGAGCGCGGTAAAATGAGCCAGACTCATCGCTACTATAGCGTGTCGCACCAAATGAAGGTGGTTGAACCGATTTTGACCGGGGAATATTTGCAGTCGGCAACTCGCCAAGCCCCGCCGAAAGCATTGGCACAAGCCTATGGAATGCCGATTCCAGCAGCATTAGCAGGAGAGAAAGTAGAGGAGATCGAACGTGGTTAAAGAAACAGAAGCTGTAGGAACGGAGCAGCCAGGAGAGGTTTCTACCTGGTTGAGCGAAAATGGATTTGCTCACGAGTATTTAGGGCGCGATCGCTCTACAGTGGAATTGATTAAAGTGGACGCCCAAGTTCTGCTGCCCATTGCCTCGGCGTTATATGCCTATGGCTTTAATTATCTGCAATGCCAAGGGGCTTACGACGAAGGGCCGGGTCAGGAGTTGGTCAGTTTTTACCATCTGTTGAAGGTCGATGATGATGTCACCGATCCGGAAGAAGTGCGGGTGAAAGTCTATTTACCGCGTAATAATCCGGTGGTTCCTTCGGTGTATTGGATTTGGAAGGCAGCAGATTTCCAAGAGCGGGAAGCTTACGATATGTACGGCATTGTCTATGAAGGACATCCGAATCTGAAGCGCTTGCTCATGCCCGAAGATTGGATCGGCTGGCCTCTGCGGAAAGATTATATTTCTCCCGACTTCTATGAGTTGCAAGATGCCTATTAAGAGGTATGTTTAGTTCTAATGCTAATTGTTGGTTATTAGAGTGCTCATAGAACGTCCTTCCTTCTTCCGTCAGTGGTTGCCAAAAGGATGGACGATCGCCACAACTGCGATCGCCCTTCCCATCGCAACTCCCATTCTCTGCGTCCTGGCCAAGAGCTTCACCGACACCGGAGATATTTGGCAGCACTTAGTCGAAACGGTGCTCCTGCGCTACCTGCTCAACTCCTTTGCCCTGATCGCGGGCGTTGGATCTGGGGTATTGCTCTTGGGAGTCGGGTGCGCGTGGTTGGTAACTACCTGTAACTTTTGGGGAAGACGCTGGTTTGAATGGGCCCTGCTTTTGCCTCTGGCTTCTCCAGCTTACGTTCTGGCTTATACCTATACAGAATGGTTGGAGTACTACGGCCCGGTACAAACCTCCCTGCGCAACTGGTTTGGCTGGCAAGATGTCAGCGACTATTGGTTCCCTTCCGTGCGATCGCTCCCTAGTGCGATTATTCTCTTTAGCTTGGTTCTCTATCCCTACGTTTACCTGCTAACGCGGGTGGCCTTTCTCGAACAAGCCTCTCGAACTCTGGAAGCCAGCCGTTCCCTCGGGTGCAACCCCTGGCAAAGCTTTGGAAAAGTGGCGCTTCCCCTCGCGCGTCCTGCCATTATTGCCGGACTCTCTCTCGTCTTGATGGAAACCCTGAGCGACTTCGGTACTGTCGAATACTTCGGAGTCGATACGTTTACCACCGGGATTTACCGGGTTTGGTTTGGTATGGGAGAACCCGCAGCGGCTGCGCAGCTCTCCTCGTTTTTATTGCTTTTTATTTTAGTTTTTATCGTCTTGGAGCAATGGTCCCGTCGGCAAGCAAAATACTATCAAAGTGGCGATCGCTTTTCTCCAATCCAACCCTATATGCTGCAAGGAGTACGCGGTAGTTTAGCCACTTTGAGTTGTCTGATTCCCCTAATGTTTGGGTTCGTGCTTCCGGCGGGACTGTTGGTAAAAATGGCAATCGATAATCCAGACAGTTGGCAAGGTCGATTCTGGGAGTATGCACAACATAGCTTTACCTTAGCAGCGATCGCGGCACTATTAGGAATTATATTTTCAGTGACGATCGCCTATGGAGTGCGACTGTATCCTAACCTCATTATGCAGATTACGGCTCGGATTTCGGCGATCGGTTATGCGATTCCCGGTTCGGTCATTGCTGTGGGTATTCTGATTCCTCTAGGAGCCTTCGACAATAGTTTGGATGCTTGGATGCAAGCAACGTTTAATACCTCCACCGGTTTGCTTCTGAGCGGAACAATTTTTGCCCTCATCTTTGCTTATCTGGTTCGCTTCTTAGCGGTTGCTTTTGGCACGATTGAATCCAGTTTGGGCAAAATTACCCCCAATTTAGACTATGCCTCCCGCAGCCTCGGTTATGGAGTCACCGAGACTCTCTGGTACATTCACGTCCCAATGATGCGCGGCGGTTTACTCACTGCTGGCATTC is a window encoding:
- the ndhC gene encoding photosynthetic/respiratory NAD(P)H-quinone oxidoreductase subunit C, with the protein product MFVLSGYEYFLGFLILCSLVPVLALGASKLLRPKVAGPECRTTYESAVEPVGGAWIQFNIRYYMFALVFVIFDVETVFLYPWAVAFSKLGLLAFIEALIFIAILVVGLVYAWRKGALEWS
- the ndhK gene encoding photosynthetic/respiratory NAD(P)H-quinone oxidoreductase subunit K, with protein sequence MVVNSSKTTMTPTIINPVERPQVTSELSENVVLTTVDDLYNWAKLSSLWPLLYGTACCFIEFAALIGSRFDFDRFGLVPRSSPRQADLLITAGTITMKYAPALVRLYEQMPEPKYVIAMGACTITGGMFSMDSPSAVRGVDKLIPVDVYIPGCPPRPEAIIDAIIKLRKKIANESVQERGKMSQTHRYYSVSHQMKVVEPILTGEYLQSATRQAPPKALAQAYGMPIPAALAGEKVEEIERG
- a CDS encoding NAD(P)H-quinone oxidoreductase subunit J; the encoded protein is MVKETEAVGTEQPGEVSTWLSENGFAHEYLGRDRSTVELIKVDAQVLLPIASALYAYGFNYLQCQGAYDEGPGQELVSFYHLLKVDDDVTDPEEVRVKVYLPRNNPVVPSVYWIWKAADFQEREAYDMYGIVYEGHPNLKRLLMPEDWIGWPLRKDYISPDFYELQDAY
- a CDS encoding ABC transporter permease, which produces MLIERPSFFRQWLPKGWTIATTAIALPIATPILCVLAKSFTDTGDIWQHLVETVLLRYLLNSFALIAGVGSGVLLLGVGCAWLVTTCNFWGRRWFEWALLLPLASPAYVLAYTYTEWLEYYGPVQTSLRNWFGWQDVSDYWFPSVRSLPSAIILFSLVLYPYVYLLTRVAFLEQASRTLEASRSLGCNPWQSFGKVALPLARPAIIAGLSLVLMETLSDFGTVEYFGVDTFTTGIYRVWFGMGEPAAAAQLSSFLLLFILVFIVLEQWSRRQAKYYQSGDRFSPIQPYMLQGVRGSLATLSCLIPLMFGFVLPAGLLVKMAIDNPDSWQGRFWEYAQHSFTLAAIAALLGIIFSVTIAYGVRLYPNLIMQITARISAIGYAIPGSVIAVGILIPLGAFDNSLDAWMQATFNTSTGLLLSGTIFALIFAYLVRFLAVAFGTIESSLGKITPNLDYASRSLGYGVTETLWYIHVPMMRGGLLTAGILVFVDVMKELPATLIIRPFNFDTLAIRTYQLASDERLAEAAGPALAIVLVGIIPVIFLSLRIRRSVS